The following are encoded in a window of Spea bombifrons isolate aSpeBom1 chromosome 2, aSpeBom1.2.pri, whole genome shotgun sequence genomic DNA:
- the PITHD1 gene encoding PITH domain-containing protein 1, which yields MAHGHSHGGGCSCGAERTEAPERGLEYGLFRRIDLDKLECLNEKSEGSGKSVFRAWEDRGDRSKFVESDDDAELLFNIPFTGNVKLKGVILIGEDSAAHPAEMRLFKNIPHMSFDDTGREADQVFSLNVDVAGELEYPTKITRFSNISHLSIHISKNFGAENTKICYIGLRGEWTEAQRHEVVICNYEAAANPADHKVSQNPVTHFIS from the exons ATGGCGCACGGGCATAGTCATGGAGGCGGCTGCTCGTGTGGTGCAGAACGGACAGAAGCTCCCGAGAGGGGTTTGGAGTACGGCCTGTTCCGGAGGATTGACTTGGATAAACTTGAGTGCTTGAACGAGAAAAGCGAGGGAAGCGGGAAGAGCGTATTCCGGGCCTGGGAGGACCGTGGAGACCGGAGCAAG TTTGTAGAGAGCGATGACGATGCGGAATTGCTGTTTAACATCCC GTTCACCGGGAATGTGAAGTTGAAAGGAGTCATCCTGATCGGGGAAGACAGTGCTGCTCACCCAGCAGAGATGAGATT GTTTAAGAACATCCCTCACATGAGCTTTGATGATACGGGGCGAGAGGCAGACCAAGTTTTCAGTTTGAACGTTGACGTCGCTGGAGAATTGGAATACCCCACAAA GATAACTCGCTTTTCAAACATATCCCATCTGTCCATCCACATCTCCAAAAACTTTGGTGCGGAGAATACAAAAATTTGCTACATCGGCCTAAGAGGAGAATGGACAGAG GCTCAACGCCATGAAGTGGTTATCTGTAACTACGAAGCTGCAGCAAATCCAGCTGACCACAAAGTGTCGCAAAACCCAGTGACGCACTTCATCTCGTAA
- the ELOA gene encoding elongin-A produces MAESVLEVVKKLQSRLSASTDPKKLHKTLKRLADLPVTVDTLVETGVGKTVNGLRKHEVVGDLAKTLVAQWKKLVPQEVPRVVEPVEREPSKQPRPPSPRDEEDLPSQTEYRHEDYNWQRYSEQEDSDDRRSYSSEPTHSPQNIYIDRTSHKSSKEQKSSHKDKHKQEDRSVNTEKKKEKYSAKEHHRNHSSFAGSSQGKWSPENRPGKKEKSKHKIDTDNLQDAKKQKFMEKPKSEKQKVCMDEYPVEKIKKIADVDKEPSIRHKVDKTKVKSRTSEPVLQEKKSIKISMPSTDQETEDVFEQPKMSFESYLSYEEPQKKKRKPVAKTPNKSSKQSERGAQVTSKDPAKQHSKPATDTVKESHKKMYFPATLNKVDEVPVLPDIPLPLIQPNYRPLPTFDPVVSPNKRKVPPSFMQDEEEGAGFTGRRFNSKMQVYSGSKTAYLPKMMSLYEQCIRVLSNNIDSIYEVGGVPYSVLEPVLEKCTPEQLYRIEEHNHVLVEDTDRLWMNHCKRDFKKEKPEEFETWREMFLRLHEAREQRLLKLTQNIRSAHANKPKGRQAMMAFVNSTVKPPRDVRRRQEKFGTGTAVVAEKSKIKPFVPVSHSSTSNHVHSEEHRSYEGPSTSSSSSTSSSVQIGHDPRKPQVKKVAPMMAKTIKAFKNRFSRR; encoded by the exons ATGGCGGAATCCGTGCTGGAAGTTGTTAAGAAGCTGCAGTCTCGACTTTCGGCCAGTACAGACCCCAAGAAG CTTCATAAGACCCTGAAGAGACTTGCTGACCTGCCAGTTACAGTTGATACCCTTGTG GAGACTGGTGTTGGAAAGACAGTGAATGGTCTAAGGAAGCATGAAGTGGTTGGGGATCTTGCAAAGACCCTAGTTGCTCAATGGAAAAAGCTTGTGCCACAAGAAGTCCCAAG AGTTGTAGAACCTGTGGAACGGGAACCCAGTAAACAGCCAAGACCTCCATCTCCAAGAGATGAAGAAGACCTTCCATCCCAGACAGAGTACAGACATGAGGATTATAATTGGCAGAGATACTCTGAACAAGAGGACTCGGATGACAGACGGAGCTACTCTTCAGAGCCTACTCACAGTCCCCAAAATATCTATATTGACAGAACCTCTCACAAATCAAGTAAAGAACAAAAATCTTCCCACAAAGACAAGCACAAACAGGAAGACAGGAGTGtgaatacagaaaagaaaaaagaaaaatactctGCCAAGGAACATCATAGGAACCACTCATCTTTTGCAGGAAGCAGCCAGGGGAAATGGTCTCCTGAGAACAGAccaggaaagaaagagaaaagtaaGCACAAGATTGACACTGATAATCTCCAGGATGCTAAAAAGCAAAAGTTCATGGAGAAACCAAAGtcagaaaaacaaaaggtgTGTATGGATGAATATCCtgtggaaaaaataaagaaaatagcaGACGTAGATAAAGAACCATCGATCAGACACAAAGTGGATAAGACCAAGGTCAAATCCAGAACATCTGAACCAGTACTACAGGaaaagaaatcaataaaaatatccaTGCCAAGCACTGATCAAGAAACGGAAGACGTGTTTGAACAGCCAAAAATGTCTTTTGAATCATATCTGAGTTATGAGGAACCtcagaaaaagaagagaaaaccaGTTGCGAAGACACCCAATAAGAGCAGTAAGCAAAGTGAAAGAGGAGCACAGGTTACAAGTAAGGATCCTGCCAAACAGCATTCAAAGCCTGCTACAGACACTGTTAAGGAGTCTCACAAGAAAATGTACTTTCCGGCCACACTCAACAAG GTAGATGAAGTTCCTGTTTTGCCTGACATACCGCTGCCTCTCATCCAGCCAAACTATCGACCCCTTCCTACCTTTGATCCTGTAGTTTCACCTAACAAACGGAAAG TTCCACCATCCTTCATGCAGGACGAGGAAGAGGGTGCAGGGTTCACAGGACGCAGATTTAACTCAAAGATGCAAGTGTACTCTGGATCCAAAACTGCTTACCTGCCTAAGATGATGTCCCTTTATGAACAATGCATACGTGTTCTTTCCAACAACATTGACT ctatataTGAAGTCGGAGGAGTTCCTTATTCTGTACTGGAGCCAGTTCTGGAGAAGTGTACCCCGGAGCAGCTGTACAGGATTGAAGAACATAACCAT GTCTTAGTTGAAGATACAGATCGCCTGTGGATGAATCACTGCAAGAGAGActtcaaaaaagaaaagcctgaGGAGTTTGAGACCTGGAGGGAGATGTTCCTCCGGCTTCACGAGGCTCGAGAGCAGAGACTGCTGAAACTGACCCAGAACATCCGGTCTGCTCATGCCAACAAGCCTAAAG GTCGACAGGCTATGATGGCATTTGTGAACTCGACAGTGAAGCCACCACGCGATGTACGCAGGAGACAGGAGAAGTTTGGGACAGGAACAGCCGTTGTCGCTGAAAAGTCCAA GATTAAACCCTTCGTGCCGGTTAGCCACAGCAGCACAAGTAACCATGTCCATTCAGAGGAACATCGATCATATGAAGGACCAAGCACCAGCAGCTCATCATCCACATCTAGCAGTGTTCAGATTGGACATGATCCACGTAAACCACAAGTCAAGA AAGTTGCTCCAATGATGGCCAAGACTATAAAAGCTTTCAAGAACCGTTTTTCCCGGCGATAA
- the RPL11 gene encoding 60S ribosomal protein L11 isoform X2, whose protein sequence is MAEKSEKENPMRELRIRKLCLNICVGESGDRLTRAAKVLEQLTGQTPVFSKARYTVRSFGIRRNEKIAVHCTVRGAKAEEILEKGLKVREYELRKNNFSDTGNFGFGIQEHIDLGIKYDPSIGIYGLDFYVVLGRPGFSIADKKRRTGNIGAKHRIGKEEAMRWFQQKYDGIILPGK, encoded by the exons ATGGCG GAAAAATCCGAAAAAGAGAATCCAATGCGAGAGCTGCGGATCCGTAAGCTCTGCCTCAATATCTGCGTTGGTGAGAGTGGTGACAGGCTGACCAGGGCAGCCAAGGTCCTGGAGCAGCTCACCGGTCAGACTCCTGTCTTCTCTAAAG CTCGCTACACTGTCAGGTCTTTTGGTATCAGGAGGAATGAAAAGATTGCTGTTCACTGTACAGTGAGAGGTGCTAAAGCAGAGGAGATTCTGGAGAAAGGATTAAAG gtcAGAGAATATGAACTGAGGAAAAACAACTTTTCTGACACCGGAAACTTTGGTTTCGGTATCCAGGAACACATTGATCTGGGAATTAAATATGACCCCAGCATTGGAATCTATGGGTTGGACTTCTATGTG GTCTTGGGTCGCCCAGGCTTCAGTATTGCTGACAAGAAACGCAGAACAGGCAACATTGGCGCAAAACACAGGATTGGCAAAGAGGAAGCAATGCGCTGGTTCCAACAAAAG taCGATGGCATCATTCTCCCTGGAAAGTGA